A region from the Nocardioides coralli genome encodes:
- a CDS encoding endonuclease/exonuclease/phosphatase family protein — MPGSRKRVQPRHADVTGQPVRRSRRAGLLGGAALALVGLVAAQGLAGGVVGDAIAALGGPGAGDREALVVSDPARPTTASGEAPEATAGTMLRPRFRVVDATRLKPAPEEPKRAKLAERVERQSATQDTIPEFGVAMINILGSNHTQGGKGGYAPGVNRAYTATRMLLAQGVSIIGFSEIQTDQLGVFRRNAPSFAVYPGTALGGKGVPQSVAWDTRVWSLVEATEIYIPFSGQIRPQPVVKLAHTGTGTEIWVMNVHNSPHRLEGERDRAETIEISKLNELIATGVPVVVTGDFNEKQEVLCRITASTGLQSAVGGGNCYPPPQQMRVDWIFASPAFAVESYRVTRDAPVPSITDHAVLYSRLSLS; from the coding sequence GTGCCCGGGTCCCGCAAGCGCGTACAGCCGCGCCATGCCGACGTGACCGGGCAACCCGTCCGGCGGTCGCGGCGCGCAGGGCTGCTCGGCGGAGCGGCGCTGGCGCTCGTGGGTCTGGTCGCCGCGCAGGGCCTGGCGGGCGGCGTCGTGGGCGACGCGATCGCGGCGCTGGGTGGTCCGGGTGCCGGGGACCGGGAGGCGCTGGTCGTCTCCGACCCGGCCCGACCCACGACCGCGAGCGGCGAGGCCCCGGAGGCCACGGCCGGGACCATGCTGCGGCCCCGGTTCCGGGTGGTCGACGCCACGAGGCTCAAGCCGGCGCCCGAGGAGCCGAAGCGCGCGAAGCTGGCCGAGCGGGTCGAGCGGCAGAGCGCCACCCAGGACACCATCCCGGAGTTCGGGGTGGCCATGATCAACATCCTCGGCAGCAACCACACGCAGGGCGGCAAGGGCGGCTACGCCCCGGGCGTCAACCGCGCCTACACCGCGACCCGGATGCTGCTGGCCCAGGGGGTCAGCATCATCGGCTTCTCCGAGATCCAGACCGACCAGCTCGGGGTCTTCCGCCGCAACGCCCCAAGCTTCGCGGTCTACCCCGGTACGGCGCTGGGCGGCAAGGGCGTGCCGCAGTCGGTGGCCTGGGACACCCGGGTGTGGTCCCTCGTCGAGGCGACCGAGATCTACATCCCCTTCAGCGGACAGATCCGGCCGCAGCCCGTGGTCAAGCTGGCCCACACCGGGACCGGCACCGAGATCTGGGTGATGAACGTGCACAACTCGCCTCACCGGCTGGAGGGCGAGCGCGACCGGGCGGAGACCATCGAGATCTCCAAGCTGAACGAGCTGATCGCGACCGGTGTCCCCGTGGTGGTCACCGGTGACTTCAACGAGAAGCAAGAGGTCCTGTGCCGGATCACGGCCTCCACCGGGCTCCAGAGCGCCGTGGGGGGCGGCAACTGCTATCCGCCGCCGCAGCAGATGCGCGTCGACTGGATCTTCGCCTCGCCGGCGTTCGCGGTCGAGTCCTACCGGGTGACGCGCGACGCGCCGGTCCCGAGCATCACCGACCACGCGGTCCTCTACAGCAGGTTGAGCCTGTCGTGA
- a CDS encoding glycosyltransferase family 2 protein — protein sequence MSPDLRLAALTMVRDEQTMLPRWVAHYGRECGVENLFVIDDSSSDGSTDDLPCSVIRIPSWGDKHFETTRMRVVSSFAAGLLEAYDAVLFADADEFLLADPARYGGLRELLLDRPDRDVVGAQGLNVVHAPGEPALDPGRPVLGQRTWAKFVPLMCKPAIKRVAAPWVAASHGTTVPFEVDPDLYLFHLKFAERDHLRTTGDHRKALVEAEGRAAATAWQYAGGDLVDLVDEITRDVDPGTVEPYRSRPRQLAKIVRPTDSGTYRAHGRRQVNAMRGQPMVTVPERFHNLV from the coding sequence GTGAGCCCGGACCTCCGCCTCGCGGCCCTGACCATGGTCCGCGACGAGCAGACGATGCTCCCGCGCTGGGTGGCGCACTACGGCCGCGAGTGCGGTGTCGAGAACCTCTTCGTCATCGACGACAGCTCCTCCGACGGCTCGACCGACGACCTGCCCTGCTCGGTCATCCGCATCCCCTCCTGGGGGGACAAGCACTTCGAGACGACCCGGATGCGGGTGGTGAGCAGCTTCGCGGCGGGCCTCCTGGAGGCCTACGACGCCGTGCTCTTCGCCGACGCCGACGAGTTCCTCCTCGCCGACCCGGCTCGGTACGGGGGGCTGCGGGAGCTGCTGCTGGACCGACCGGACCGCGACGTGGTCGGTGCCCAGGGCCTCAACGTCGTGCACGCGCCGGGGGAGCCGGCCCTCGACCCGGGGCGACCGGTCCTCGGACAGCGCACGTGGGCCAAGTTCGTCCCCCTCATGTGCAAGCCCGCGATCAAGCGGGTCGCCGCACCGTGGGTCGCCGCCTCGCACGGCACCACCGTGCCGTTCGAGGTCGATCCCGACCTCTACCTCTTCCACCTCAAGTTCGCCGAGCGCGACCACCTGCGCACCACCGGCGACCACCGCAAGGCCCTGGTCGAGGCCGAGGGACGAGCCGCAGCCACGGCCTGGCAGTACGCCGGCGGCGATCTCGTCGACCTCGTGGACGAGATCACCCGCGACGTCGACCCCGGGACGGTGGAGCCCTACCGGTCGCGGCCCCGGCAGCTGGCCAAGATCGTCCGGCCGACGGACTCCGGCACCTATCGCGCCCACGGTCGCCGCCAGGTCAACGCGATGCGCGGCCAGCCGATGGTCACCGTGCCGGAGCGCTTCCACAACCTGGTGTGA
- a CDS encoding phospholipase D-like domain-containing protein, with protein MQKQLRGLGRGLTPGVAAVALAVTVSLVAIPGADTTRTSTPDGAATVEAADLELAAGKKKKKKYTPGTGVIVTNPLGESKHRIMGHLLRTIDATPRGERIRIITWNLVSKRFIKALIRAHDRGVSVRLLMSKRKAKGQSKQGSFYSLKRNLRDKNKKRSKGMKSWARGCSSSCRGRSGIAHSKFFIFSKAGKARNVVMSTSANATEVSVYRQWNDMFTLANNKRIHDGFADVFKQAAADRPVKRQYRTFEGKSVAAYVYPWRGPGAKGDRVIKELRRISCRGARGGTGINGRTRIRIAQDAIINNRGIEIARVLRHKYQSGCNIKIVFALMGKQVRQILKNTSRGRVPMRQIVQDWDEDGVYDRYLHAKVMAVSGRYGKNRSARIAWQGSENWSQVAEVSDEQGFIIRRSGAEGTYARWVDWLHRNPPPRSPSSTSSSPRATLRIARARGVDPYALIKEELGLTEASSR; from the coding sequence GTGCAGAAGCAGCTCAGAGGACTCGGCCGCGGGCTGACCCCGGGGGTGGCCGCGGTCGCCCTCGCCGTCACCGTCTCGCTGGTCGCCATCCCCGGAGCCGACACCACCCGCACGTCGACCCCGGACGGGGCGGCCACCGTGGAGGCCGCCGACCTGGAGCTGGCCGCCGGCAAGAAGAAGAAGAAGAAGTACACGCCGGGGACCGGCGTCATCGTCACCAACCCGCTCGGCGAGAGCAAGCACCGGATCATGGGTCACCTGCTGAGGACCATCGACGCGACTCCGCGCGGCGAGCGGATCCGGATCATCACGTGGAACCTGGTGAGCAAGCGGTTCATCAAGGCCCTCATCCGCGCCCACGACCGCGGGGTCAGCGTCCGGCTCCTGATGTCGAAGCGGAAGGCCAAGGGGCAGTCCAAGCAGGGGAGCTTCTACTCGCTGAAGCGCAACCTGCGCGACAAGAACAAGAAGCGGAGCAAGGGCATGAAGAGCTGGGCCCGGGGCTGCAGCAGCTCCTGCCGCGGCCGGAGCGGCATCGCCCACTCCAAGTTCTTCATCTTCTCCAAGGCGGGCAAGGCCCGGAACGTCGTGATGTCGACCTCCGCCAACGCCACCGAGGTCTCCGTCTACCGCCAGTGGAACGACATGTTCACCCTGGCCAACAACAAGCGCATCCACGACGGGTTCGCCGACGTCTTCAAGCAGGCTGCTGCGGACCGTCCGGTCAAGCGTCAGTACCGCACCTTCGAGGGCAAGTCGGTGGCCGCCTACGTCTACCCGTGGCGGGGCCCCGGCGCGAAGGGCGACCGGGTGATCAAGGAGCTGCGGCGGATCAGCTGCCGCGGGGCCCGCGGCGGGACCGGCATCAACGGCCGGACCCGGATCCGGATCGCCCAGGACGCGATCATCAACAACCGCGGCATCGAGATCGCCCGGGTGCTGCGCCACAAGTACCAGTCCGGCTGCAACATCAAGATCGTGTTCGCCCTCATGGGCAAGCAGGTCCGGCAGATCCTCAAGAACACCAGCCGCGGCAGGGTCCCGATGCGCCAGATCGTGCAGGACTGGGACGAGGACGGGGTCTACGACCGGTACCTGCACGCCAAGGTGATGGCCGTGAGCGGTCGCTACGGCAAGAACCGCAGCGCGCGGATCGCCTGGCAGGGGTCGGAGAACTGGTCGCAGGTCGCGGAGGTCAGCGACGAGCAGGGGTTCATCATCCGCCGCAGCGGCGCCGAGGGGACCTACGCCCGCTGGGTCGACTGGCTCCACCGGAACCCGCCGCCGCGCTCGCCCAGCAGCACCAGCTCCTCCCCGCGGGCCACCCTGCGGATCGCTCGGGCCCGGGGGGTCGACCCGTACGCCCTGATCAAGGAGGAGCTCGGGCTGACCGAGGCCTCGTCCCGCTGA
- a CDS encoding cutinase family protein, which translates to MRRLVPCALLALPLVLGGIPGLGAPAAPPAAAAAPATAPCPDAVVLAATGGGQGRADDPGPTLSGLTAAIVAEAGSVSRSAELQVVSTGTTGPARLKGRGGARTPAGRAVTSAAWQTWRAPAAELEAGLATALDAAVDACPDVLVHLVGYSQGAEAVHRLVEGADADLRSRTVGVVLVGDPARVAGSRGPLVGTPAADRGARGVTTRFSRPRPTAVPGQGWYPPVHAVCTRGDVACDLGSTPFRTAKRIHASYDEGPVATRLTEIGRRLGARTALWPRPVAGQEATGRAGLLLTHRLKVKVAPSARERLRFAAVDGVPPGLSLTSRGELRGTPTAAGTWELAFTVHNARSRALSRRMPGTLTVTIQPAARTQVSAGGRHTCEVRPDGTLWCWGANGYGQLGVGDKTSGATPRQVGSRDDWAGVSAGGMHSCGVRDNGSLWCWGLNYRGQLGLGGRTDKTEPHRVGKSRSWATVSAGWVHTCATRVDGSAWCWGDNDHGQLGNGGSSDSRKPVAVTRGMVWQQLAAGGWHTCGVNQSGEAWCWGRNSRGQVGDGTTTVRLNPARVGGGTDWARVAPAWTHSCGLRQDGSLSCWGGNEGGQVGGGGFGGSATPREVAPGRSWSALDTGVNFSCALDTSQQMWCWGTGRSGQLDGAPSSEQPVPVRAGTSWAQLDLGWLFACGLHGPGARPTCWGSDETGELGPSPSRSRTTEAARSEGGFTFTLATFNVLGSNHTTPRSNAGEFSPARVRTEWAVDYLRSINAGVVGFQELQRDQLDWFRSTAGSDYDVWPGTSLGGKGLQTTLAWKRDLWRFVKGDTVEIPFITQKRHMPLVKLEHRKTGRHIWVMNVHNAPRDYQSQRETATAREIARLQKVVGGSDPVFLVGDFNERDRAFCEVTGKLGLVAPRGGSHDGRCRPPSGFTRVDWIFGSPEATYSRYREDKSPLVRLMTDHAVLRTRVSVP; encoded by the coding sequence GTGCGACGACTCGTGCCGTGCGCGCTGCTGGCGCTCCCCCTCGTGCTCGGAGGCATCCCCGGGCTCGGCGCCCCAGCCGCACCCCCGGCTGCTGCGGCGGCCCCGGCCACCGCACCCTGCCCGGACGCCGTCGTGCTCGCCGCGACAGGCGGTGGGCAGGGGCGCGCCGACGACCCGGGTCCGACGCTGTCCGGCCTGACGGCCGCGATCGTCGCGGAGGCCGGGTCGGTCTCGCGATCGGCGGAGCTGCAGGTGGTCTCCACCGGGACCACCGGCCCCGCGCGGCTCAAGGGTCGAGGCGGCGCGCGGACTCCCGCCGGTCGTGCCGTGACCAGCGCTGCCTGGCAGACCTGGCGCGCTCCGGCCGCGGAGCTCGAAGCCGGCCTGGCGACAGCACTCGACGCTGCGGTCGACGCGTGTCCCGACGTCCTGGTGCACCTCGTCGGCTACTCCCAGGGGGCCGAGGCGGTCCACCGTCTGGTCGAGGGCGCGGACGCCGACCTGCGGAGCCGCACGGTGGGGGTCGTGCTCGTGGGCGACCCGGCCCGCGTCGCTGGTTCCCGCGGCCCCCTCGTGGGGACGCCGGCGGCCGACCGGGGAGCCCGAGGTGTCACGACGCGCTTCTCGCGCCCCCGACCCACCGCGGTGCCCGGGCAGGGCTGGTACCCCCCCGTCCACGCGGTCTGCACACGGGGTGACGTTGCCTGCGACCTGGGCAGCACCCCCTTCCGGACCGCCAAGCGGATCCACGCCTCCTACGACGAGGGCCCCGTGGCCACCCGCCTGACGGAGATCGGTCGGCGCCTCGGCGCCCGGACCGCCCTCTGGCCGCGTCCTGTGGCCGGGCAGGAGGCCACCGGACGCGCGGGCCTGCTGCTCACCCACCGGCTGAAGGTCAAGGTCGCCCCATCGGCCCGCGAGCGCCTCCGCTTCGCAGCGGTCGACGGGGTCCCACCCGGACTGAGCCTCACCTCCCGCGGCGAGCTGCGCGGCACCCCCACCGCTGCGGGGACCTGGGAGCTCGCCTTCACCGTGCACAACGCACGGTCACGTGCCCTGTCCCGGCGGATGCCGGGCACGCTCACGGTGACGATCCAGCCGGCGGCACGGACACAGGTCAGCGCCGGGGGACGGCACACCTGCGAGGTCCGGCCCGACGGCACGCTGTGGTGCTGGGGCGCCAACGGCTACGGCCAGCTCGGGGTGGGCGACAAGACCAGTGGGGCGACCCCGCGGCAGGTCGGCAGCCGCGACGACTGGGCCGGGGTGTCGGCCGGCGGCATGCACAGCTGTGGCGTCCGCGACAACGGCAGCCTCTGGTGCTGGGGACTGAACTACCGCGGCCAGCTCGGGCTGGGCGGTCGCACCGACAAGACCGAGCCGCACCGGGTGGGGAAGAGCCGCAGCTGGGCGACCGTGTCGGCCGGGTGGGTCCACACCTGCGCCACCCGGGTGGACGGGTCCGCCTGGTGCTGGGGCGACAACGACCACGGGCAGCTCGGCAATGGTGGGAGCAGCGACTCCCGCAAGCCGGTCGCCGTCACCCGCGGCATGGTCTGGCAGCAGCTCGCGGCAGGCGGATGGCACACCTGCGGGGTCAACCAGTCCGGCGAGGCGTGGTGCTGGGGTCGCAACAGCCGGGGGCAGGTCGGTGACGGGACCACGACGGTCCGGCTCAACCCGGCCCGCGTCGGCGGGGGCACCGACTGGGCCCGGGTCGCCCCCGCGTGGACGCACAGCTGCGGGCTGCGCCAGGACGGGAGCCTGAGCTGCTGGGGCGGCAACGAGGGCGGCCAGGTGGGCGGCGGTGGCTTCGGCGGCTCGGCCACGCCCCGTGAGGTCGCCCCCGGTCGGAGCTGGTCCGCGCTCGACACCGGGGTCAACTTCTCCTGCGCGCTCGACACGAGCCAGCAGATGTGGTGCTGGGGAACCGGGCGGTCGGGTCAGCTCGACGGTGCGCCGTCGAGCGAGCAGCCGGTCCCGGTGCGGGCGGGCACGTCCTGGGCGCAGCTCGACCTCGGCTGGCTCTTCGCCTGCGGCCTGCACGGTCCGGGTGCCCGTCCCACGTGCTGGGGATCCGACGAGACCGGCGAGCTGGGGCCGTCCCCCTCGCGGAGCCGTACGACGGAGGCGGCGAGGAGCGAGGGCGGGTTCACCTTCACCCTGGCGACGTTCAACGTGCTGGGCAGCAACCACACGACCCCGCGCAGCAACGCGGGCGAGTTCAGCCCGGCCCGGGTGCGCACCGAGTGGGCGGTCGACTACCTGCGCTCGATCAACGCGGGCGTCGTCGGCTTCCAGGAGCTGCAGCGGGACCAGCTCGACTGGTTCCGGTCGACGGCAGGCTCGGACTACGACGTGTGGCCGGGCACCTCGCTGGGCGGCAAGGGCCTCCAGACGACGCTCGCGTGGAAGCGGGACCTGTGGCGCTTCGTGAAGGGCGACACCGTCGAGATCCCCTTCATCACGCAGAAGCGGCACATGCCGCTGGTGAAGCTCGAGCACCGCAAGACCGGTCGCCACATCTGGGTGATGAACGTCCACAACGCGCCACGCGACTACCAGTCGCAGCGCGAGACGGCCACGGCACGCGAGATCGCCCGGCTGCAGAAGGTCGTCGGCGGGAGTGACCCCGTGTTCCTGGTGGGTGACTTCAACGAGCGTGACCGGGCCTTCTGCGAGGTCACGGGCAAGCTCGGACTGGTGGCGCCCCGGGGTGGCAGCCACGACGGTCGGTGCCGGCCGCCGAGCGGCTTCACCCGGGTCGACTGGATCTTCGGCTCCCCGGAGGCGACCTACTCGCGCTACCGCGAGGACAAGTCTCCGCTGGTGAGGCTGATGACCGACCACGCGGTGCTGCGGACCCGGGTCTCGGTGCCCTGA
- a CDS encoding class I SAM-dependent methyltransferase, giving the protein MKVRADDDGIVLPVDLAGAWDVLFDGEPVWSFTTGDGTPRRRGAYRIRWPRAMRGWLRGRAEVTLRQATAPVDDSEPAVISVGPVTFRGGTQPIRFVDQDDRPVVIDKWGIVQRPFSTRGSSVTDALAERTREVIDIVREECGLEAWMAFGTLLGAARDGGAIGHDSDSDLLYLSEQPTMAGINQECYAIKRALTRRGLQAVVKSGSFVTVLVPGPDGAPLGIDVYACFYVDGVLHETATLRERIPREAILPLTTLGFEGRELPAPADPAALLAASYGPGWRVPDPSFRHEPDAGTVARFEGWFGNMMTARRGWEAWWTEHAELGEASELARRVLADHPEPVSVLEIGAGNGTDAVRLAEAGHRVEAYDFARHSFGAADRALRERDLPLKLGVVNLYDLRDALTQAAMQRLRPRPTRVVLARFVLDSLHPRGLEAFWRLTATSLRGGGRAYLEIPDGGTPDPGDHHYPLRFRVDPEEVRQRLEDLGARLVTADRARRPAPDLGRPRPSWHLVAEWS; this is encoded by the coding sequence GTGAAGGTTCGCGCGGACGACGACGGCATCGTGCTGCCCGTGGACCTCGCCGGCGCCTGGGACGTGCTCTTCGACGGCGAGCCGGTCTGGTCCTTCACCACCGGTGACGGCACGCCGCGACGACGAGGCGCCTACCGGATCCGCTGGCCGCGCGCGATGCGCGGCTGGCTGCGCGGCCGCGCCGAGGTGACGCTCCGTCAGGCAACCGCGCCGGTCGACGACTCCGAGCCGGCGGTGATCTCCGTCGGACCGGTCACCTTCCGTGGCGGGACCCAGCCGATCCGCTTCGTCGACCAGGACGACCGCCCCGTCGTCATCGACAAGTGGGGCATCGTCCAGCGCCCGTTCAGCACCCGCGGCTCCTCGGTCACCGACGCGCTGGCCGAGCGCACCCGCGAGGTGATCGACATCGTGCGTGAGGAGTGCGGCCTGGAGGCCTGGATGGCCTTCGGGACCCTGCTGGGGGCCGCTCGCGACGGCGGCGCGATCGGGCACGACTCCGACTCCGACCTCCTCTACCTCAGCGAGCAGCCGACGATGGCCGGCATCAACCAGGAGTGCTACGCGATCAAGCGTGCGCTCACCCGCCGGGGCCTCCAGGCCGTGGTCAAGTCCGGCAGCTTCGTCACCGTGCTCGTCCCCGGACCCGACGGCGCGCCGCTGGGCATCGACGTCTACGCCTGCTTCTACGTCGACGGGGTCCTCCACGAGACCGCCACGCTCCGGGAGCGGATCCCGCGCGAGGCGATCCTGCCGCTCACGACCCTGGGCTTCGAGGGCCGGGAGCTGCCCGCGCCCGCCGACCCGGCGGCCCTGCTCGCGGCGTCCTACGGTCCCGGCTGGCGGGTGCCGGACCCCTCGTTCCGTCACGAGCCCGACGCCGGGACGGTGGCCCGGTTCGAGGGGTGGTTCGGCAACATGATGACGGCCCGGCGCGGCTGGGAGGCGTGGTGGACCGAGCACGCGGAGCTCGGCGAGGCGTCCGAGCTCGCGCGGCGTGTCCTCGCCGACCACCCCGAGCCGGTGAGCGTGCTCGAGATCGGAGCCGGCAACGGGACAGACGCGGTCCGGCTGGCCGAGGCCGGCCACCGGGTCGAGGCCTACGACTTCGCCCGCCACTCGTTCGGTGCCGCCGACCGGGCGCTCCGGGAGCGTGACCTCCCGCTCAAGCTGGGCGTGGTCAACCTCTACGACCTGCGTGACGCCCTCACCCAGGCCGCGATGCAGCGGCTGCGGCCGCGGCCCACCCGGGTGGTCCTCGCGCGCTTCGTCCTGGACAGCCTGCACCCGCGCGGACTGGAGGCCTTCTGGAGGCTGACCGCCACGTCGCTGCGCGGTGGAGGCCGGGCCTACCTGGAGATCCCCGACGGCGGGACCCCGGATCCGGGCGACCACCACTACCCCCTCCGGTTCCGGGTGGATCCCGAGGAGGTCCGGCAGCGACTGGAGGATCTCGGGGCACGCCTCGTGACCGCGGACCGGGCCCGCCGGCCGGCTCCCGACCTCGGCCGGCCGCGACCGTCGTGGCACCTCGTCGCGGAGTGGTCATGA